From one Xyrauchen texanus isolate HMW12.3.18 chromosome 17, RBS_HiC_50CHRs, whole genome shotgun sequence genomic stretch:
- the csf3r gene encoding granulocyte colony-stimulating factor receptor has product MASVWLVLVVPWIHMFALIKEVEVTSCAKVHTLASELPVGSPISVSCSIKDGCPLTKHTDKWHVEWKLNQHFLPRNLSYQESNGTHGVRIPSYMDTSADIACCVCGEKSCQIVGGVSVNLGYPPAVPQNLSCVLNVSKSIRMLCQWDPGQEAANILIRYTLHSSIKRSIPESVFQYVLPPGVHSHWIQRSDISLTSEMEFHVTAVSALGNSTSARLLLHPLKSAKFNPPEIQRVEAHTFGCLKYSWFFEQPQQWLKMTFSVELRLKTVENQLDKELVFHSNTSTVDKIQVCGLLHGTNYSTKMRVRYSSGPWSEWSEWTANTTRIKAPTGHLHTWLKIQDNNETAQLYWKPSPLFRANGWNISYVVESQGPMKTLCVTQESFCSFILIKRFRKIYLRATNAAGSSNHTEVSVYQTKGLDAVSTFSVRPHSETSLLITWERLVSSLVTGYVLEWRSLIEKDAALLSFALMDKNNLSTVVTGIKPYMPYEISIYPKYVAGIGPPLSVTAYSSEKAPSMAPELKNWEFHHSQVKLNWDEIPLEQRNGIIQRYTVYFWDDRGNVQVEETNQTHVWMNVKPKSTYKGIVAVHTMGGSFNGSVTILKHENIDGIEMVFIVIPACIVLSFLMIITGFTCFSKNDRLKMCVWPIIPDPANSSIKRWTSTESLQGMPPFKEDKDPVLVYLSHYSLLDLSDKEQCKSDYVKENLWSHDSGSHVVGHDSLQAFSSYNSEQNRDSIPYATVVFGGPYQSQPAPPPVYLRSESTQPLLGVEDPGSPPPYENMPCRGRISEVNHFTTVAQDSTENEENEAILKDFPMLRSLEFRVTDHI; this is encoded by the exons ATGGCTTCAGTCTGGCTTGTATTGGTTGTCCCATGGATACATATGTTTGCCTTGATTAAAG AGGTTGAAGTGACATCATGTGCTAAGGTACACACCCTGGCATCAGAGCTGCCTGTAGGCTCGCCCATATCAGTATCCTGCAGCATTAAAGATGGCTGCCCACTCACCAAACATACAGACAAGTGGCACGTGGAGTGGAAACTTAACCAACATTTCCTCCCTAGAAATCTTTCTTACCAGGAGAGTAATGGAACACATGGTGTACGCATCCCCAGCTATATGGACACAAGCGCAGACATCGCTTGCTGTGTTTGTGGAGAAAAGAGTTGCCAGATAGTCGGAGGAGTGAGTGTCAACTTGGGAT ATCCTCCGGCTGTCCCTCAGAATCTGAGCTGTGTGCTGAATGTATCAAAATCAATCAGAATGCTGTGTCAATGGGATCCTGGCCAGGAAGCAGCAAACATTCTTATAAGATATACTCTTCATAGCAGCATAAAACG GAGCATCCCAGAATCTGTCTTTCAATATGTGCTCCCTCCTGGTGTGCACTCTCATTGGATTCAACGGAGTGACATTAGTTTGACATCTGAGATGGAGTTTCATGTGACGGCAGTCAGTGCTTTAGGAAATAGCACTTCGGCACGTCTGCTGTTACACCCTTTGAAATCAG caaAGTTTAACCCTCCTGAGATTCAAAGGGTTGAAGCACACACGTTTGGGTGTTTGAAGTACAGCTGGTTTTTCGAACAGCCTCAGCAGTGGCTGAAGATGACCTTCAGTGTAGAGCTGAGACTGAAAACAGtggagaaccagcttgacaaagAGCTG GTTTTCCACAGCAACACATCAACAGTGGACAAAATCCAAGTGTGTGGACTACTCCATGGTACAAATTACAGCACCAAAATGCGAGTGAGGTATTCCAGCGGTCCATGGAGTGAATGGAGTGAGTGGACAGCAAACACCACACGTATAAAGG CACCGACAGGTCATCTGCACACATGGCTTAAAATACAGGATAACAATGAAACCGCACAGCTGTACTGGAAG CCGTCACCTCTGTTTCGTGCCAATGGCTGGAATATTTCATACGTTGTCGAATCACAGGGACCGATGAAGACATTGTGTGTTACGCAAGAAAGCTTCTGCTCTTTCATCCTCATCAAGAGGTTTAGAAAGATCTACCTGAGAGCAACTAATGCAGCAGGGAGTTCCAATCACACCGAAGTGTCAGTGTATCAGACGAAAG GACTGGACGCTGTGTCTACTTTCAGTGTGCGTCCACATTCTGAGACATCTCTGCTGATCACGTGGGAGCGTCTGGTGTCTTCCCTGGTCACGGGGTACGTGCTGGAGTGGAGATCTCTGATCGAGAAAGATGCAGCTCTCCTGTCATTTGCACTGATGGACAAAAACAACTTGAGTACTGTAGTAACAG gTATTAAGCCTTACATGCCCTATGAGATTTCTATTTATCCCAAATATGTGGCCGGGATTGGACCCCCTCTATCTGTGACAGCATACAGCAGTGAGAAAG CACCCTCCATGGCTCCAGAGTTGAAGAATTGGGAATTCCATCATTCACAAGTGAAACTAAACTGGGATGAAATCCCCCTCGAGCAAAGAAATGGGATCATTCAAAGATATACCGTTTACTTTTGGGATGACAGAGGAAATGTTCAAG TTGAAGAGACAAATCAGACACATGTTTGGATGAATGTTAAGCCAAAGTCCACATATAAAGGCATTGTAGCGGTTCATACGATGGGTGGGAGTTTTAACGGATCTGTCACTATCCTGAAACATGAAAATATTG ATGGCATTGAAATGGTGTTCATTGTAATTCCTGCATGCATTGTCTTATCATTTCTCATGATCATTACTGGGTTTACCTGTTTTAGTAAAAATGATCG GTTGAAGATGTGTGTGTGGCCCATAATTCCCGATCCAGCAAACAGCAGTATTAAGAGATGGACGTCCACTGAATCATTGCAG GGCATGCCCCCCTTTAAAGAAGACAAGGACCCTGTGCTGGTGTATCTGTCCCACTATAGTCTTCTGGATCTCTCTGACAAAGAGCAGTGCAAGAGTGATTATGTTAAGGAGAACCTGTGGTCACATGACAGCGGCAGCCATGTTGTGGGTCACGACTCATTGCAGGCCTTCAGCAGTTACAACTCAGAGCAGAACAGGGACTCTATCCCTTACGCCACTGTTGTGTTCGGGGGTCCATATCAAAGCCAGCCGGCCCCTCCTCCGGTCTACCTGCGCTCTGAGTCCACACAGCCCCTCTTAGGGGTGGAAGACCCTGGTAGTCCCCCACCCTATGAGAATATGCCATGCAGAGGGAGAATTTCTGAAGTAAACCACTTCACTACAGTCGCCCAGGATTCCACTGAAAACGAGGAGAATGAAGCAATTTTGAAAGATTTTCCGATGCTCAGATCCTTGGAGTTTAGGGTTACTGACCACATCTGA